Proteins from a single region of Electrophorus electricus isolate fEleEle1 chromosome 5, fEleEle1.pri, whole genome shotgun sequence:
- the pola1 gene encoding DNA polymerase alpha catalytic subunit: protein MAPVSNPEKDTDSGDYDGADSCGIAVSRSRREKREKVGRRSALEQIRKAKKGEKLKYEVEDIKSVYEEVDEDQYSKMVRERQDDDWIIDDDGTGYVEDGREIFDEDLEEDALEKGPKSKSGGKGGESKDSKNAKKVAVSKPNNIKRMFMNNNVRKPVEKDVDLSKDDLLGDILQDLHSEKAVVFTPPPVKLLKKKKALTSPMNPFSVQLRMSQEPPAGPSVKPKSTSVQPPPSDVPSRPVPKPAPSVLQEKPKVEETEQAVDPLEFDEMDFDEPMEQEEVVSVKAEAEPEPVANVKAEPKTEACSEVLLSGVLGASCWEKMEEEPEEAPVEVQVDSSQLPMVEGPSGEMVFRFYWLDAFEDQFSQPGVVYLFGKVWIESAQAHVSCCVAVKNIERTMYFLPREHKVNLVTGEETDVPVGMMDIYQEFNSLSEKFKIMKFKSKKVEKNYAFEIPDIPTQCEYLEIRYSAEMPQLPSDLKGSTFSHVFGTNTSSLEHFLLSRKIRGPCWLDVKTPQLSNQPMSWCKVEAVALKSDLVTVVRDLPPPPLVVMSISLKTVQNPKSHHNEIVSLAALIHYKFPLDKAPPRVPYQNYFCVVSKPNDCIFPYDFKEAVRKKNGMVEIAATERTLLGFFLAKMHKVDPDVLVGHDILGFDLEVLLQRINTCKVPFWSKIGRLRRANMPKLGGRGGFAEKSAACGRLVCDVEISAKELIRCRSYHLTELVAHILKADRAVVPPENIRNLYSDSPHLLYLLELTWMDAKLILQIMCELNVLPLALQITNIAGNVMSRTLMGGRSERNEYLLLHAFYDRNYIVPDKQFFKKPQQDLGEDDDVDVGKKSGKVKKKAAYTGGLVLDPKVGFYDKFILLLDFNSLYPSIIQEFNICFTTVHREAPGSRRKTVEEDANEIPELPDPDLELGVLPKEIRKLVERRRQVKQLMKQPDLNPDLYLQYDIRQKALKLTANSMYGCLGFSFSRFYAKPLAALVTHKGREILMHTKDMVQKMNLEVIYGDTDSIMINTNSPSLEEVFKLGHRVKNEVNKLYKLVELDIDGVFKSLLLLKKKKYAALVVEQHADGRYTTKQELKGLDIVRRDWCDLAKQCGNYVIGQILSDQNRDTILENIQQHLVEVGEKVASGDVPLSMFEIHKALTKDPQDYPDKKSLPHVHVALWINSQGGRKVKAGDTISYVICQDGSTLAASQRAYAPEQVQKQAGLCLDTHYYLSQQVHPVVGRICEPIEGVDGALVATWLGLDPRQFRAQQRQEREDEPDGLVGGLAQLTDEERYRDCERFSFSCPDCGTENIYDNVFEGTGSNVEPSMKHCCNVSCTGSPLAHPAQISNKLLLDVRRHIRKYYSGWLLCEDQACRNRTRRLPIAFSRSGPICPLCCKSSLRPEYSEKALYNQLSFYRFIFDWEYAAAKVLQAEEKQKVRSWIEEKEVKEVYRRLKGVVDRILTSSSYSEVNLAKLFQAFTVLK, encoded by the exons ATGGCTCCCGTTTCAAATCCagaaaaagacacagacagTGGAGATTACG ATGGCGCGGACAGCTGTGGCATTGCCGTCTCCCGCTCCAGGCGCGAGAAAAGGGAAAAGGTGGGCCGCAGGTCCGCCTTGGAGCAAATCAGAAAAGCCAAGAAGGGCGAGAAGCTCAAGTATGAG GTAGAGGACATCAAAAGTGTGTATGAAGAGGTGGATGAGGATCAGTACTCAAAGATGGTACGGGAGAGGCAGGACGACGACTGGATCATTGATGACG ATGGAACAGGCTACGTGGAGGATGGCAGAGAGATATTTGATGAAGATCTAGAGGAGGACGCGTTGGAGAAAGGCCCTAAGA GCAAATCAGGTGGTAAAGGAGGGGAGTCAAAGGACAGCAAGAATGCTAAAAAAGTGGCCGTCAGTAAACCCAACAATATCAAACGCATGTTCATGAACAACAATGTCAGAAAGCCTGTGGAG AAAGATGTGGACCTGTCAAAAGATGATCTCCTGGGAGATATCTTGCAGGACCTGCACTCTGAG aaAGCGGTTGTTTTTACCCCGCCACCGGTCAAACtcttaaagaaaaagaaagcccTGACGTCTCCCATGAACCCGTTTTCAGTCCAGCTGCGAATGTCCCAG GAGCCACCCGCCGGTCCTTCGGTGAAGCCCAAGAGCACATCTGTGCAACCTCCTCCGTCTGATGTCCCGTCAAGGCCGGTACCTAAACCAGCCCCTTCTGTCCTGCAGGAAAAACCCAAGGTGGAGGAGACGGAGCAAG CTGTTGATCCATTGGAGTTTGATGAGATGGATTTTGATGAGCCAATGGAGCAGGAGGAAGTCGTGTCCGTTAAAGCGGAGGCTGAGCCTGAACCTGTGGCCAATGTTAAAGCAGAACCAAAAACTGAAGCCTGCAGTGAAGTGTTGCT ATCAGGCGTGCTCGGAGCCTCCTGCTGggagaagatggaggaggagccTGAGGAAGCtcctgtggaggtgcaggtggacTCTAGTCAGCTCCCCATGGTGGAGGGACCCAGTGGGGAAATGGTGTTCCGCTTCTACTGGCTAGACGCATTTGAGGACCAGTTCAGCCAGCCAg GTGTGGTGTACCTGTTCGGCAAAGTGTGGATTGAGTCAGCCCAAGCCCACGTCAGCTGTTGCGTGGCTGTGAAGAACATTGAGAGAACTATGTACTTCTTACCACGAGAACAT AAAGTAAACCTGGTGACTGGTGAGGAGACGGATGTCCCTGTTGGAATGATGGACATTTACCAGGAGTTCAACAGCCTCTCGGAGAAATTCAAAATAATGAAGTTCAAATCCAAA AAAGTGGAGAAGAATTATGCCTTTGAGATTCCCGACATTCCGACGCAATGCGAGTACCTGGAAATTCGATACTCT GCTGAGATGCCCCAGCTGCCGTCAGATCTGAAGGGCTCCACCTTCTCGCACGTGTTTGGCACCAACACGTCCAGTCTGGAGCACTTCCTACTCAGCCGGAAGATCCGTGGGCCCTGCTGGCTCGATGTTAAGACCCCCC AGCTCAGCAACCAGCCtatgagctggtgtaaggtggAGGCTGTGGCTCTCAAGAGTGACCTGGTGACGGTGGTGAGAGACCTGCCCCCTCCTCCGCTGGTCGTCATGTCCATCAGCCTGAAAACGGTCCAGAACCCAAAGTCCCACCACAACGAG ATCGTCTCGTTGGCTGCGCTCATTCACTACAAGTTTCCCCTGGACAAAGCCCCTCCGCGAGTCCCGTACCAGAACTATTTCTGCG TGGTGAGCAAGCCCAACGATTGCATCTTCCCCTATGACTTCAAGGAAGCAGTCAGGAAAAAG AATGGGATGGTGGAGATCGCGGCGACCGAGCGCACGCTTCTGGGCTTCTTCTTGGCCAAGATGCACAAGGTCGACCCGGACGTTTTGGTG GGGCACGACATATTGGGCTTCGACCTCGAGGTCCTGCTGCAAAGGATCAACACATGCAAGGTTCCCTTCTGGTCCAAAATTGGGCGACTCAGACGAGCCAACATGCCCAAACTCGGG GGCCGCGGCGGGTTCGCGGAGAAGAGCGCCGCCTGTGGCCGTCTAGTGTGTGACGTGGAGATCTCCGCCAAGGAGCTGATCCGCTGCAGGAGCTACCACCTGACCGAGCTGGTGGCCCACATCCTGAAGGCCGACAGGGCCGTGGTGCCTCCAGAGAACATCAGGAACTTGTACAG tgactCTCCTCACCTGCTCTACCTATTGGAACTCACCTGGATGGATGCCAAGCTCATCCTCCAGATCATGTGTGAGCTCAACGTGCTGCCGCTGGCACTGCAGATCACCAACATTGCAGGCAATGTCATG TCCCGCACGTTGATGGGCGGTCGCTCGGAGAGGAACGAGTACCTTCTGCTCCACGCGTTCTACGACAGGAACTACATCGTTCCAGACAAACAGTTCTTCAAAAAGCCTCAACAAGACCTG GGTGAGGATGACGATGTGGACGTGGGGAAGAAGTCTGGTAAAGTGAAGAAGAAGGCGGCATACACTGGAGGACTGGTGTTGGATCCCAAAGTTG GTTTCTACGATAAATTCATTCTGCTGCTGGACTTCAACAGCCTGTACCCCTCCATCATCCAGGAGTTCAACATCTGTTTCACCACCGTGCACAGAGAGGCCCCTGGTTCCCGCAGAAAGACAgtg GAGGAGGACGCCAACGAGATTCCAGAGCTTCCTGACCCCGATCTGGAGTTGGGCGTTCTTCCCAAAGAGATCCGTAAGCTGGTGGAGCGCAGGCGACAGGtcaaacagctgatgaagcaGCCTGACCTGAACCCTGACCTCTACCTGCAG TATGACATCAGACAGAAGGCGCTGAAGCTGACTGCCAACAGCATGTACGGCTGCCTGGGCTTCTCCTTCAGCCGCTTCTATGCCAAACCGCTGGCTGCACTGGTCACTCATAAGGGTAGAGAG ATACTAATGCACACCAAGGACATGGTCCAGAAG ATGAACCTTGAGGTGATATACGGGGACACGGACTCCATCATGATCAACACCAACAGCCCCAGCTTGGAGGAGGTCTTCAAACTGGGCCACAGG GTCAAGAACGAGGTCAACAAGCTGTACAAGCTAGTGGAGCTCGACATCGATGGCGTCTTCAAgtcgctgctgctgctgaagaagaagaagtatgCCGCCCTGGTGGTGGAGCAGCATGCCGACGGCCGCTACACCACCAAACAGGAGCTGAAAGGACTGGACATCGTGCGCAGGGACTGGTGTGACCTCGCCAAGCAGTGCGGCAA TTACGTCATCGGTCAGATCCTGTCTGACCAGAACCGGGACACCATCCTGGAGAACATCCAGCAGCACCTCGTGGAAGTGGGCGAGAAGGTGGCCAGCGGCGACGTCCCACTCAGTATGTTCGAGATCCACAAG GCCCTGACGAAGGACCCCCAGGACTACCCAGATAAGAAGAGCCTCCCCCACGTGCACGTGGCCCTATGGATCAACTCGCAAGGCGGCAGGAAGGTCAAAGCGGGCGACACCATCTCCTATGTCATCTGTCAG GACGGGTCGACCCTAGCGGCCAGTCAGAGGGCGTATGCTCCGGAGCAGGTGCAGAAGCAGGCCGGCCTGTGCTTGGACACACACTACTACCTCTCCCAGCAGGTGCACCCCGTGGTGGGCCGCATCTGCGAGCCCATCGAGGGCGTCGACGGCGCGCTCGTCGCCACGTGGCTGG GGCTGGACCCCAGGCAGTTCCGGGCCCAGCAGAGGCAGGAGCGCGAAGATGAGCCAGACGGGCTTGTGGGTGGCCTGGCCCAGCTCACAGACGAGGAGCGGTACCGCGACTGTGAGAGGTTCTCCTTCTCCTGCCCAGACTGTGGCACTGAAAATATCTACGACAACGTCTTTGAGGGAAcg GGGAGCAACGTGGAGCCCAGCATGAAGCACTGCTGCAACGTGTCCTGCACGGGGAGCCCGCTGGCGCATCCAGCCCAGATCAGCAACAAATTGCTCCTGGACGTCCGCCGGCACATCCGCAAGTACTACAGT
- the pcyt1ba gene encoding choline-phosphate cytidylyltransferase B isoform X1 has product MEELEHTCPQPRTRLTQPAIFAKETSCECRAPHEKLTVEQARLGTPVDRPVRVYADGIFDLFHSGHARALMQAKNLFPNTYLIVGVCSDELTHKYKGFTVMTEEERYEALRHCRYVDEVVRDAPWTLSQEFLEKHKIDFVAHDDIPYSSAGSEDVYKHIKDAGMFVPTQRTEGISTSDLITRIVRDYDVYARRNLQRGYTAKELNVSYINEKKYRLQNQVDRMKEKVRTVEEKSKHFVYRVEEKSHDLIQKWEEKSREFIGNFLELFGPDGTWKQMFQERSGRMIQAFSPRGSPCSSPPRELSPSRSPSPPSRWAVPRSSPPSSPKGASASISSMSEGDEDEK; this is encoded by the exons ATGGAGGAGCTGGAACACACATGCCCCCAGCCTCGCACG AGACTCACACAGCCTGCTATATTCGCCAAGGAGACGAGCTGCGAGTGTCGAGCGCCCCATGAGAAACTGACTGTGGAACAGGCCCGGCTCGGCACCCCTG TAGACAGGCCTGTGCGTGTCTATGCTGACGGGATCTTTGATCTTTTCCACTCGGGCCATGCTCGCGCTTTGATGCAAGCCAAGAACCTCTTCCCCAACACCTACCTTATTGTTGGAG TGTGCAGCGACGAGCTCACCCACAAGTACAAGGGCTTCACGGTCATGACGGAAGAGGAGCGCTATGAAGCCCTGCGCCACTGCCGCTACGTGGACGAGGTGGTGCGTGACGCACCCTGGACTCTCTCTCAGGAGTTCCTGGAGAAACACAAG ATTGACTTTGTGGCTCATGACGATATCCCATACTCCTCGGCAGGATCTGAGGATGTGTACAAGCATATTAAGGATGCAG GTATGTTTGTGCCCACTCAAAGGACAGAGGGGATTTCGACGTCCGACCTCATCACTCGTATAGTGAGGGACTACGACGTCTACGCCAGACGCAATCTCCAGAGGGGATACACAGCCAAGGAGCTGAATGTCAGCTATATCAAT GAGAAGAAATACCGCTTGCAGAACCAGGTGGACAGAATGAAGGAAAAGGTGCGAACGGTGGAGGAGAAGTCCAAGCACTTTGTGTACCGGGTGGAAGAGAAGAGCCACGACCTCATCCAGAAGTGGGAGGAGAAGTCCCGCGAGTTCATCGGCAACTTCCTGGAGCTCTTCGGCCCTGACGGGACATGG aaGCAGATGTTTCAGGAGCGGAGTGGCCGTATGATCCAGGCTTTCTCGCCCCGTGGCTCGCCCTGTAGCAGCCCCCCTCGGGAGCTGTCTCCGTCCcgctctccatctcctccttccCGCTGGGCGGTACCGAGATCATCACCACCCTCCTCGCCAAAGGGTGCCTCCGCCTCCATCAGTAGCATGAGTGAGGGCGATGAGGATGAGAAGTGA
- the pcyt1ba gene encoding choline-phosphate cytidylyltransferase B isoform X2 — protein sequence MEELEHTCPQPRTRLTQPAIFAKETSCECRAPHEKLTVEQARLGTPDRPVRVYADGIFDLFHSGHARALMQAKNLFPNTYLIVGVCSDELTHKYKGFTVMTEEERYEALRHCRYVDEVVRDAPWTLSQEFLEKHKIDFVAHDDIPYSSAGSEDVYKHIKDAGMFVPTQRTEGISTSDLITRIVRDYDVYARRNLQRGYTAKELNVSYINEKKYRLQNQVDRMKEKVRTVEEKSKHFVYRVEEKSHDLIQKWEEKSREFIGNFLELFGPDGTWKQMFQERSGRMIQAFSPRGSPCSSPPRELSPSRSPSPPSRWAVPRSSPPSSPKGASASISSMSEGDEDEK from the exons ATGGAGGAGCTGGAACACACATGCCCCCAGCCTCGCACG AGACTCACACAGCCTGCTATATTCGCCAAGGAGACGAGCTGCGAGTGTCGAGCGCCCCATGAGAAACTGACTGTGGAACAGGCCCGGCTCGGCACCCCTG ACAGGCCTGTGCGTGTCTATGCTGACGGGATCTTTGATCTTTTCCACTCGGGCCATGCTCGCGCTTTGATGCAAGCCAAGAACCTCTTCCCCAACACCTACCTTATTGTTGGAG TGTGCAGCGACGAGCTCACCCACAAGTACAAGGGCTTCACGGTCATGACGGAAGAGGAGCGCTATGAAGCCCTGCGCCACTGCCGCTACGTGGACGAGGTGGTGCGTGACGCACCCTGGACTCTCTCTCAGGAGTTCCTGGAGAAACACAAG ATTGACTTTGTGGCTCATGACGATATCCCATACTCCTCGGCAGGATCTGAGGATGTGTACAAGCATATTAAGGATGCAG GTATGTTTGTGCCCACTCAAAGGACAGAGGGGATTTCGACGTCCGACCTCATCACTCGTATAGTGAGGGACTACGACGTCTACGCCAGACGCAATCTCCAGAGGGGATACACAGCCAAGGAGCTGAATGTCAGCTATATCAAT GAGAAGAAATACCGCTTGCAGAACCAGGTGGACAGAATGAAGGAAAAGGTGCGAACGGTGGAGGAGAAGTCCAAGCACTTTGTGTACCGGGTGGAAGAGAAGAGCCACGACCTCATCCAGAAGTGGGAGGAGAAGTCCCGCGAGTTCATCGGCAACTTCCTGGAGCTCTTCGGCCCTGACGGGACATGG aaGCAGATGTTTCAGGAGCGGAGTGGCCGTATGATCCAGGCTTTCTCGCCCCGTGGCTCGCCCTGTAGCAGCCCCCCTCGGGAGCTGTCTCCGTCCcgctctccatctcctccttccCGCTGGGCGGTACCGAGATCATCACCACCCTCCTCGCCAAAGGGTGCCTCCGCCTCCATCAGTAGCATGAGTGAGGGCGATGAGGATGAGAAGTGA
- the pcyt1ba gene encoding choline-phosphate cytidylyltransferase B isoform X3 yields MEELEHTCPQPRTRLTQPAIFAKETSCECRAPHEKLTVEQARLGTPVDRPVRVYADGIFDLFHSGHARALMQAKNLFPNTYLIVGVCSDELTHKYKGFTVMTEEERYEALRHCRYVDEVVRDAPWTLSQEFLEKHKIDFVAHDDIPYSSAGSEDVYKHIKDAEGISTSDLITRIVRDYDVYARRNLQRGYTAKELNVSYINEKKYRLQNQVDRMKEKVRTVEEKSKHFVYRVEEKSHDLIQKWEEKSREFIGNFLELFGPDGTWKQMFQERSGRMIQAFSPRGSPCSSPPRELSPSRSPSPPSRWAVPRSSPPSSPKGASASISSMSEGDEDEK; encoded by the exons ATGGAGGAGCTGGAACACACATGCCCCCAGCCTCGCACG AGACTCACACAGCCTGCTATATTCGCCAAGGAGACGAGCTGCGAGTGTCGAGCGCCCCATGAGAAACTGACTGTGGAACAGGCCCGGCTCGGCACCCCTG TAGACAGGCCTGTGCGTGTCTATGCTGACGGGATCTTTGATCTTTTCCACTCGGGCCATGCTCGCGCTTTGATGCAAGCCAAGAACCTCTTCCCCAACACCTACCTTATTGTTGGAG TGTGCAGCGACGAGCTCACCCACAAGTACAAGGGCTTCACGGTCATGACGGAAGAGGAGCGCTATGAAGCCCTGCGCCACTGCCGCTACGTGGACGAGGTGGTGCGTGACGCACCCTGGACTCTCTCTCAGGAGTTCCTGGAGAAACACAAG ATTGACTTTGTGGCTCATGACGATATCCCATACTCCTCGGCAGGATCTGAGGATGTGTACAAGCATATTAAGGATGCAG AGGGGATTTCGACGTCCGACCTCATCACTCGTATAGTGAGGGACTACGACGTCTACGCCAGACGCAATCTCCAGAGGGGATACACAGCCAAGGAGCTGAATGTCAGCTATATCAAT GAGAAGAAATACCGCTTGCAGAACCAGGTGGACAGAATGAAGGAAAAGGTGCGAACGGTGGAGGAGAAGTCCAAGCACTTTGTGTACCGGGTGGAAGAGAAGAGCCACGACCTCATCCAGAAGTGGGAGGAGAAGTCCCGCGAGTTCATCGGCAACTTCCTGGAGCTCTTCGGCCCTGACGGGACATGG aaGCAGATGTTTCAGGAGCGGAGTGGCCGTATGATCCAGGCTTTCTCGCCCCGTGGCTCGCCCTGTAGCAGCCCCCCTCGGGAGCTGTCTCCGTCCcgctctccatctcctccttccCGCTGGGCGGTACCGAGATCATCACCACCCTCCTCGCCAAAGGGTGCCTCCGCCTCCATCAGTAGCATGAGTGAGGGCGATGAGGATGAGAAGTGA